A DNA window from Loxodonta africana isolate mLoxAfr1 chromosome 7, mLoxAfr1.hap2, whole genome shotgun sequence contains the following coding sequences:
- the LOC135231981 gene encoding tripartite motif-containing protein 5-like, protein MASKILVNLEEEATCPISLELLMEPISLDCGHSFCQACITVDNKKSMVSQEKESSCPVCRIKYQPGNLRSNRHLASMVDRLKEVKMSLEKEEKENYCVHRGEKLRLFCKLDGKFICWLCERSQEHHGHPTFLVEEVVPEYQKNLQAAFESLSKEQEKVEKWKADLREERDSWKKYIQTERQSVRENFSQLRSILDNEEQKELQELKSKEESVMQNLSEAENELGQQSDDVKKLMSDLQHRLQGTTMEMLQDVNDVIQRSKNTILEKPKTLPQKPRRIFQVPDMSLILRVMRGKTRGSV, encoded by the exons ATGGCTTCAAAAATCCTGGTGAACCTAGAGGAGGAAGCAACCTGCCCCATTTCCTTGGAGCTCCTGATGGAACCCATAAGCCTAGATTGTGGCCACAGCTTCTGCCAAGCCTGTATCACTGTGGATAACAAGAAGTCCATGGTTAGCCAAGAAAAGGAGAGCAGCTGTCCTGTCTGCCGGATCAAATACCAGCCTGGAAACCTACGGTCTAATCGGCATCTAGCCAGCATGGTAGACAGACTTAAGGAGGTGAAGATGAgtctagaaaaagaagagaaggaaaattactGTGTCCACCGTGGAGAGAAACTCAGGCTTTTTTGTAAACTGGATGGGAAGTTCATTTGCTGGCTTTGTGAGAGGTCTCAGGAGCACCATGGTCACCCCACATTCCTTGTGGAGGAGGTTGTCCCAGAGTACCAG AAGAATCTTCAGGCAGCCTTTGAGAGTCTTAGCAAGGAGCAGGAGAAAGTTGAGAAGTGGAAAGCTGacctcagagaagagagggactcCTGGAAG AAATACATACAGACTGAGAGACAGAGTGTCCGGGAAAACTTCAGTCAGCTGAGAAGTATCCTGGACAATGAGGAGCAGAAGGAGCTGCAGGAGCTGAAGAGCAAGGAGGAGAGTGTTATGCAGAACCTGTCAGAGGCTGAAAATGAGCTGGGCCAGCAGAGTGATGATGTGAAAAAACTCATGTCAGATCTGCAGCATCGGCTACAAGGGACAACAATGGAGATGCTGCAG GACGTGAATGACGTCATTCAACG GAGTAAGAACACGATCCTGGAGAAGCCAAAAACATTGCCCCAGAAACCAAGGAGAATATTCCAAGTTCCAGATATGAGTTTGATTTTGCGTGTGATGAGAGGTAAGACCCGAGGAAGTGTGTGA